TACACAGAGTGCACGGGAAGTCCAATTAAAGAATACCTTGTACCAAAATGGGCTTGCGGTCGTGGAGCAAAAGGTGCATTGCAGCTTCACTGCAGGATTCAGCTCGTAGATTTCCTGCAGCTCACCTTCACCCAAGATAGAGTTGGAGGGTGAGGCTGCGCggagctcgcgctgctgggcaGCAGGCGTGCTTTCAAACGTAGCATCGACTTCGCCATTCTCTACTGCACTCCAACGCTTGCCCAGTTTCTTCGTCTGTAAGTAGTATACCATTTGCACAATCTCTCCTGGACTCTTGCCAGGAAGCGCGGCTTTTAAAAAGTGCATATCCGCGTTGTGGTCCTTCATTGTTTTGCTCATGGTGGCGATTTCGCTGGGACTGAAGTGCACATAGGCAAAGTCGCTGTCGCGGCTTTGCATATATTGATTTTTCGCCGCTGCAACATCATAGTCAttcgcgcacagcagcatGAGCGCTCTGTCGATGAACGCATGGTGGTATCGCGGAATAGACGACTTTGGCGCCTTTACACTCGCCATATACTCGTCTAATGCATCTGAAGAGATTATGGGGGAGGGAGTAAAAATGGTCGTGACCGTTTCGTCCGAGCCCCGCGCATACAAAGCATCTTCATCTTTCTCGTACTCCTCTTTTTCCGTATCGCTTTCTCCTTTTTTTCGCTTTGCTGCGCccgcttttttttttggttTTCCTGTAGCCTTGTTGGTTTGCCCTGCAAAATTACCCATGGAATGCTCAATTGCTTGTGCATGGCTCCTATTTGCGTCCACTTGTTCTTCCCATAGAAGCACGTTCATTTGGTacttggcgccgcagcgcgtgACCGCACGAGGGTAGATTGAGTCGTGTTGATTCAGAAAATCGGTGGCAGAGGAGTACTCGCCAAAGTACCGGTACGGCCAGCCTtggaagcagcgcagacCAAGGCGATCCATCGGCGTGCGATAAAGCATGTCGTCTGCAGGCTGCGCCACATCGCCAAAAAGACGCGATTTGTtcgggcgccgcggcatgtTGACGACTTGAGCGCGTGATCCACGGACGGCTGTAGATAGATCGGCATCCAAaccaccgccgccgacgcctTGTTCTTGGACGATCTGGTCATGCTGTTtggcgcacgtcgcgcatgtCCAGCTATAGCCTTTTGCGGGCTTCGATTGCAAAGGGGGGTTTAAGCAGCGCATGTGAAAAAACTTGCGGCACGTAGCACAGCGTACAGATTCGGCAGTGGGTGCCCATTCTCGGCAAACGGCACatccgcgcagcgcatcgcacaaATCGGCTGCGATGCCAACCTCCGCGACAATAAAGGAATACTTTtcacgcagcgcatcaagcactgcctgcggcgcattctTCACCTTCCATGTGGGAATGACCTCGTAAAAGCGATGGATGTATCGATCGTACATCTGATGATAATAGAAATGATCATCGCGACGTTTCCATGCTGCCAATTCCGGCGAGGATCCATCGCTAATAAGAGAGCGGTGCATTACTCTACACTTCCCACGAAGCGCACCATATTCGTACACATCAGCATGCATCGTTGCTACCAAGAGCCGCGAATCATTGTTCGCCCGGTGCGTCAAATCCCGCATTCGAAGAAACACATTCGCACGTACGTGACTGGGGTACCTGCCTTCTTTGTCGTACAGAAAATCCATCACACGTGCCACAATATATGGCTCTCCAATCCCACCAGCCCAAGGTGCGGAAATGTATACAAAATCTGCAAGCGTCAACCTCGTGTGCTTTTTCCCATACCATTCATCCCAACTGTCATACCATTCCTCAGCGTGGCATTGCTCGAACCCGGGCCATTTCGTGAAGGGGCCATGCCTTGGACATGTACCGTACAGATTTGTTACAAATTACTGCAGGTCGAATTCGTGGCTGGCGAGGGTTACTACAGCGTACAAAGTACGTGTGAACTAGCGGCGCCAATGCCACGACGGCCACGTGCAGACCTCCGCTTGCAGCTATCCAACAAAATGTGGAGTGTGTCGTGGCCACCTATGCTGGCTTGCGGCGTCCGTACATACTGCTTGACAATGTATACTATTTTATGATACAAGCAAATATCTAAGGGCATCAACATCATTATCAGGGTGATCGTAGGTGTTCGTCAAGCTGCATTGAAAATCAGTATTTCCTTGTCAACGCTCAatgttgcggcgcagaagaGTATAGTATTGGCAACGCTGGTTGATCCATCGGAGTGCGGCTTGCACTGTCGCACAGCCCCGGATGAACCTTTTGAAAACCTGGCATATAGCCATGGTTCAAAATAGAACTCCCAAGCATGGGTAGGCCGGCGCTTACGGGAGGAATCGTCATAGCACTTCCCAGTACGCCATGCATTGGGTTCGCAAGACCTGCGGAAATTTGTGAATTTGTAGTACCCACTGACCAAGGGCTGTGTATATCCTGCGTACCAGAAGAGCTTCCGGTATAAAGTGGAGATGGCGACATGTAGAAGTCTGCAGAGTTCGGCATCGTGGACGCCAGATTTACACTTAATTGATTCCGCCTTGCCATACCAAACTTTGGCGTTTGATTCATTGCGCTGCGATCAATGCTCCGGACAGTAGGAATTCCATGGGGGTATCCAGCAGCCAAGCGATAATACTGAAACGTCAAAAGCGACGTCTcgtgcgctcgaggcgtgGTATATGGAGAGACCTGCTTGAACGGAAGAAGTAATTCTGGATCCATGCCTGGGGCCCCACATACCAATGTATACGAAGGATTCTGGCCAGAATTAGATAGCGCCAGGCTCGGCCAATCTTGGCGCATCTTGTTGTCCATGACGTGGGTGTCCCCAGTGAGCAAGAAATCGTTGAATGGCTTCGTGAGGGTGCCATCCGTAGGTATATCGCTTTTCGCATTGGTTACACCGTATGTATACGGGAGCGCACACGCAGGCGTCGTCGATGCTACCGAAGGATtcgagctcggcgtccCAAAGAGAGAGGCGGGTGTCTTTTGCATTCTCGGACGTGCATTACCTTCAATTTCATCGTTTGCAACATCCTGGCATCCACGCTTCCTCTTGGTCTGGCCATGTAGCGCAGTATGCATAGCGAGTCCGTAGGGCTGCTCATAAGAGGGGGTGAAAAAAGGCACCTGTCGATTGTTGCCCGCTAGCGGGGGAGGGGGGGATATAATTGGTACGCATTCGGTCCAAGCCAAAATTTGCTGGTCCTCAACTCGCTTCTTTGCAAAACGATCCGACATGCATTGCCACCACTGATAATCGGCGACGGTGGCATTTGCATTCGTGCCAATCCCACGCAGGAGCTGCATCTCCATCTTGGTGATTTCCTTAAGAGGGATGTGAGAAACATCAGACCATGTCTTGTTTGTATAGGTATGGTCATCCAAAAATTTATTCGCGAGGACCAGCGAGGTGATAAACAAACGGTACTCGCTCCCCAATTGTCCTTCCAAGTTCTCATGCCGGGCCTTTAGACGATATATATATAGCAGCGCCAGTGTGACGACCGACCGCGAAACTTGCGTTACGCGCAAAATATCCTTTACAAAGGAGACAAAAAGGTCCGTGGGATATAATTGAGCGCGTGTCGGCTTTGCTTTTTGCTCGTTTACTTCAGGTATACCATACGCGTCAGACGCAGACTGCCGATGCGAACGACTTGGGTCATGCAGTGTAAATCTGAGTGGTGTTTCATCAAGGGAACATGTCTGGTCACGTCCTTGCCAGCTTAAAGGCTTCGATATTGTCGTATGCAATTGTCCGGGGGAGAGCCAAAGGTAGCACACCATTTGCGCACACCATTCTGCCATGCCCGTGGTGTCCGAATTGGCATCACGTTTGCCACCGATTGCACATTTTTCTTTAGAGATTCTTTTGATTTGTTGACCATCGGGAACGCTACTGTCCATCCCGCGTTTAGATGGGCCAGACATAGTCCCTTGGTGGCTCGGCATCGCTGTAGGTGCAAAAATTGCGTTTGGTTTCACAGCGTCCATGTTGTTCATTTCCATATTGATCAATGTTGGTTGTTGCTCATTATAGGTCGGAGTTGGTGTCCAGGTCGGAATGCCCACATTATGTTTCGACTGAATATCGACTGCCATGCTCCTATTAATGCATTCATGAAAAATGGGAGACGTCGGGGGGTCGAATATACAAGTTTAGGAGGTCGACTTCAAACGTTGTGCACAGCAAAATAAAGGGCGTTGGCAACCAGAGATTAAGCTGTGCTTTTGTCGCTTTTGTCGGATACCGCGGGTAGTACAAGTGGTTGTTATTTCGTTCATTATGTACTGTGAACTTTTTTGGGATGCGTGGCAATGTAGTCTCCTGATTAGGGCACCGACTTCACCAAAATCCTTGGGCCTCGGTTCCTGGTTTCTGTATGGCTAGATTTCCCAAAAATCCAACCAAATTtgtctgtgcgcgcggtACATGCCTGATCTTGAAAGGCATACTTAGGAACTACGCCAACCCAATCCAATCTTCCAATTCTTTTTTCCCGCCACACAGGAAGTTTGCAGGGCACGATTTATTCCACATCGATGCAGCCGCCAGTGAAACTCCAATATGGGTTTAGTGCGGACATTCAAACCCGTGTGCGACTGCATTATGGCCAATCAAATTTGCGCTTTAGTTTTTATCGCGACGCCGGGGGAAACGTTGTCTATGCATAATTtatttgcgcagctgcacggtGCCCAGCGACCTTTTTACTTCTTTGTGCTCATGTGATCATTTCCACTAATGACCTGGGCTGGAGCTATTTTTATTTTAACATTACGTAACATGTTGCTGCTTTCCTTTGGCGGGTTGGATTAGAAGCGACAGAAACTAATTTTACGCCGGAGAAATGCATGCGAACGCACGCCTCCCAGTCTTAGTTACTTGTGCATGAATTATTTGGAACAGATAACCGAATTACCAATGCGATGCCGAGACACGAAATAACATGCAGGTCAGGAACAGGTCCGGCTGACGTATATCCCCGAACCTATCGCACGCTTTCTTAACACCGCCTGGGATATCTGGCTGGGAGACCAACATTGATCATCGCCAGGGCCATTCGATATGCGAAGGCCTCCGTCCCCAAAGCCGGACTTTGGTGCTTCGCAGGACACTGATGAGAACTTGCCTGGAGCGAAAGGCGTCAAACAGTCTGAAAATTTGGACAAAAAACCGAACCACGGCGCCAACGTTTTTCAGTGTTCCGGGTTTGGCGATTGCCATATGGTTTTCACTCGTAGCGAGCATCTTGCACGACATGTCCGGTAAGTctttttttgcgcacgcgtgAATATTGACACTTGCAGCAAGCATACTGGTGAGCGACCATTTAAATGCCATTGCTTTAAAGCATTTTCTCGGCTCGATAATTTGCGTCAACACTGCCAAACAGTACATTCAGATACACCGGAGAAAAACGAAGAGGTGCTTCGGAAGCTAACCATTCTGCACTCGAATCTTGCTGCATCTGCTGCGAAAAACCAACGGTGTTTTACTCgcaacgcagcgcaggaCAATGTAAAACAGATACAGGAAGCAAACGAAAAAGATTCGCCACCACCAAAGCCCGCCGGCAAAAAACATTTGAGCCCTATGGCTGAACATTCGTTAAGCGCTCTTTCAGATGCACCTGCCAAAGAGAGGGTGCCCTTTAAGGACGAACAAGGGACATGTCATGAGTCGCTTCCATCTGTATCATACCATACCCAACCTTACTATCCCACAAATCGGACAGGTACGTTGGATCTAGATGCATTGAGTTAACTGTTACAGCACCTCGCTCTACTAACTATGCACTTCCCGTGCCTCGAACGATGTCTTCACGTTCTTCACGTGCCCTGGCGCCTTCTCCGGCCTACCTTCATCGCAGCTCAGGCCGCCCTGGTAGCCAATCGCCGAGCACTTTACCAGCGCCAAATCTACATTTTGGTTGGGGCGCTCAAGGCGGATATGGCGAATTCCCTAAACCGCATCACGTTCTTCCGCCGCTCTCGCAGATTTCTGCTTCGGGATCTGGGGAACGGAAACGACCCACACCGTCGAACAGCTATCCTCCTCCTGCAATCCGGGACGGGCCACCTGTACATATGCAAATGGCTCCTCGCCGCATGACAATGCCCGCACTTTATTCTTCGCGAGGTTACGTCCCCGCTGCAGAAGAGCGTGTCATTTACTCTCCTACGTATGCAACAAGGAATGTACCGTCCATCTCTGGGGCAAGTCATTCTGGCAACAGGTCTGGCGCAAGCCTTAGATCGGAGCCGTACTCGCACACATTGCAACAGCCCGCAAATGAACCGCCCGAGGTCAAAAGCGAAACTCAAAATTCCAGTTCGTTGACTGAAAAGCTTGCTCGCAACGAAACTGCGACGGCGATAAGCGCACCCGAGAACGTTGACGCAAATGCGGACTTTTTACCTCGAATGCCCAAATGTTATCGAGCATCTTATCCACACGATCAAAGTGCTTTTAATGTCCGCCCAGCATCATCGGCAAGCAGTTTGCGGCAAAATGATTCTGAAGGGATGTTTGCACCATCGTATCATCCCTCGCGGTATCATCCTATGCGATATCGTAATGAACAAAATTTATTGCGCGAGAAAGGCATGGCTGTATATGCTTCTGAGTATGAGCATACTTATCCAACAATTCCTTGGTATCCTTCTGAGGAACATGCATTAATCCGCAAGCATCGACCTCAATACGATTCTGCTGATTTACCGCCGAAGCAATGCTTTACAAGAAAGCGCAAGGCGTGTACGGAGGCCTAATCTATCCACTCTTTGAACCATTGTCGTCAAGCCAAGTAGTTCTGTAAATGTGATGCAAGCCGATGATTTTTCATTTACATTCTACCAGAAATTGGACGGAGTTAATGGCAGGGTACGGTCACGCTTGAGATATTCAGTCCAAGGCGCTTTTAACCGGTTGCGTGCACTCAAGGATTATATTCAGCATTGCTCACTCGAGTGTTAAAATCGTTTTTCAGCGTAGTTTCAGGATCATGCACGTCGATGGCGCCAGTCACCTCTTGTATACCATTGTCCACATCTTCCTTCACTCCGTCCCTAGATGTGTACCCACTGGGTACCCATTTCGTGGAATTCCAAGGCTTGACATTGGGGTCCAAGTACATTTCATTTATAGTCTCGAGGGTAAGGTTGGATGACTCGTAAAGGAAAAAGTAGATGAGAAAAAAGGCGAATATGTTGCAACCCATAAAAACGTAGCCGTAGTTGAAGTGAATATCGTTAGTAATGGCGGGTGTAAAGAAGGCAATGCAAAAGTTCCATATCCAGTTTGACATGGTAGCCAATGCAAATTGTTTAGTGCGCGCCTGTGGTGACACAAAGTCGGAAATGGCCACCCACGCACCCGGTCCCCAAGTACTTGCAAATGCAAGGATAAAGAAACATGCAGAGCAAATCATCAGAGTACCAATCGATTCAGGATCTGCGGGTGCATCAGGGTTTGTCACACCCTCGCCACCGGGAACAAAGCGAATCGGTTTGCCGGCTACGCCAGCCGTTGCAAAGATAAGCAACCACATGGCCATCCAAGCAGAACCTACCAGGAGACATATGCGACGGCCAAAGCGATCCAATGCCCAAAGACCGGGAAATGTGGTGCCTGTGTTCACAGCACCGAGAATGATTTGCGTAACAACAGAGTCGCTAATGCCCACCGATTGGAAGATGGTAGCACCGTAGTAAAAAAAGTAATTGGCGCCGGTCAGCTGTTGCAAGGATTGTATGAAAATGCCAAGAAGAGTTCTGTACAGCAATTTGTCCTTCGTGCGGAAGCAATCGATCCAACCAAGCTCTACCATTTTCATCTCCGCTTCGACCTCCCGCTTGATATCATAAAACTCTGTCATCACGAAAGGGTCCTCTCGGGAAACACCACGGGCCAGGGCAAGTACGCGATGCACTTCATCGTAGCGCTGGTGTCTCGCAAGCCACCTGGGACTCTCCGGACAAAACATAATACCGACCGCAAGCACGAGTGTCCATGCAAATCCCAATCCAATAGGGACGCGCCATTGTGCAGAGGATGTAGTGCCATCTGAGTTCGTGTAATCCCGTGTACCGTAACAGCAGCAATAAGCGAGGAGGATACCAAGCGTAACAAACAGCTGGTAGGTTCCCACAAGTGCACCACGCACTTGACGGGGGACAATTTCCGACTGGTACAAGGGAACTGCAGCGCTCAACCAGCCAATCGAAATGCCCAGTACCCAGCGTCCCATTGCCATTTGCACCCATGAGTGTTGTGCAGCCATCTGGATGATCAGACCCACACAG
This is a stretch of genomic DNA from Malassezia vespertilionis chromosome 1, complete sequence. It encodes these proteins:
- a CDS encoding uncharacterized protein (COG:P; EggNog:ENOG503NU51; TransMembrane:9 (o12-31i43-67o79-102i172-194o206-227i234-256o281-308i320-338o350-369i)); the encoded protein is MAAQHSWVQMAMGRWVLGISIGWLSAAVPLYQSEIVPRQVRGALVGTYQLFVTLGILLAYCCCYGTRDYTNSDGTTSSAQWRVPIGLGFAWTLVLAVGIMFCPESPRWLARHQRYDEVHRVLALARGVSREDPFVMTEFYDIKREVEAEMKMVELGWIDCFRTKDKLLYRTLLGIFIQSLQQLTGANYFFYYGATIFQSVGISDSVVTQIILGAVNTGTTFPGLWALDRFGRRICLLVGSAWMAMWLLIFATAGVAGKPIRFVPGGEGVTNPDAPADPESIGTLMICSACFFILAFASTWGPGAWVAISDFVSPQARTKQFALATMSNWIWNFCIAFFTPAITNDIHFNYGYVFMGCNIFAFFLIYFFLYESSNLTLETINEMYLDPNVKPWNSTKWVPSGYTSRDGVKEDVDNGIQEVTGAIDVHDPETTLKNDFNTRVSNAEYNP